A DNA window from Deltaproteobacteria bacterium contains the following coding sequences:
- a CDS encoding (2Fe-2S)-binding protein, with the protein MKEEKSKYLCPYCAELCENFERLKTHVLQAHREEPDPLIEGLTRLKINGEEFQILVRPEWTLNYLIHDVIGLTSPKMFCDRGACGSCTVIMDGRPILSCMVLAIECDGKSIVTAEGIAAAKHPLIEAYVENHCMQCGYCTPGFLTTAKALLDRNPNPSLEEIQEALGGNLCRCGTYPQHPKAILQVSKKLQAEERGVENG; encoded by the coding sequence ATGAAAGAGGAAAAAAGCAAGTACTTGTGCCCGTATTGTGCAGAACTCTGTGAAAATTTTGAAAGGCTGAAAACACATGTCCTTCAGGCGCATAGGGAGGAACCTGATCCATTGATAGAAGGTTTGACTAGGCTGAAAATTAATGGGGAAGAATTCCAGATTTTGGTAAGGCCAGAATGGACATTGAACTACCTAATCCATGATGTAATCGGGCTGACTTCCCCTAAGATGTTTTGTGACCGCGGTGCCTGCGGGTCCTGCACGGTAATTATGGATGGCCGCCCGATTTTGTCCTGCATGGTTCTGGCAATCGAGTGTGACGGAAAATCAATTGTAACTGCGGAAGGTATTGCCGCTGCCAAGCACCCATTAATTGAAGCCTACGTGGAAAACCACTGTATGCAATGCGGATACTGCACCCCCGGTTTTTTGACCACTGCCAAGGCATTATTGGACAGAAATCCTAATCCGTCTCTGGAAGAAATTCAGGAAGCCCTAGGTGGCAATCTATGCCGGTGTGGCACCTATCCACAGCACCCCAAGGCCATTCTCCAGGTTTCCAAAAAGCTGCAGGCGGAGGAGAGAGGTGTTGAAAATGGCTAA
- a CDS encoding SLBB domain-containing protein: MSEKRILTENCGLIDPKDINTYLAKQGLQAWRKARKTMTPQQVIEEIKRAGLRGRGGAGFPCGLKWELAGRAEGEKKYLICNADEGEVGTFKDRFLIQNDPFSLLEGMAISAFAIGAEKAFIYLRAEYRYLLEGLRNALRQAEDSGLLEELDIEIREGAGAYICGEESALMNSIEGKRGEARFRPPFPPVNGLFGFPTIINNVETLANVPLIIRNGADWYSRMGTKESKGTKLFCVSGDVSRPGIYELEMGSSLKDLVIGLAGGEDVMMVQVGGSTGRVLPFSMIDIPLAYESVLGSGAVIVFDHSRDMVDFLYRTIEFLNEESCGLCTPCREGIECLIEVLDRLVNGEGVQGDLEILEVSCAPMASASLCGLGQSAPTPVRDSLQYFREAFAGRISQSVLLRSLKSIPSSGKPASYNQD, translated from the coding sequence GTGTCTGAAAAAAGAATTTTAACCGAGAATTGCGGCCTTATCGATCCTAAGGACATAAATACTTATTTGGCAAAACAGGGTTTGCAGGCCTGGCGAAAGGCTCGCAAAACTATGACTCCCCAACAGGTCATTGAAGAGATAAAACGGGCGGGTTTGCGGGGGCGGGGCGGCGCCGGATTTCCCTGCGGGTTAAAGTGGGAATTGGCGGGAAGGGCCGAAGGGGAGAAAAAGTATCTCATCTGTAACGCTGATGAGGGTGAGGTGGGCACTTTCAAGGATCGATTTCTCATCCAAAACGACCCGTTCAGTTTGTTGGAGGGGATGGCGATCTCGGCTTTCGCCATTGGGGCGGAGAAAGCCTTCATATATCTCCGCGCGGAGTATCGCTATTTACTGGAGGGCCTGCGAAATGCTCTTCGGCAGGCCGAAGACAGCGGATTATTGGAGGAACTGGATATCGAAATCAGGGAAGGAGCCGGCGCTTATATATGCGGTGAGGAATCGGCCCTTATGAATTCAATTGAAGGAAAGAGGGGCGAGGCCAGATTTCGACCGCCTTTTCCACCGGTAAACGGCCTTTTTGGTTTTCCAACTATTATTAACAATGTGGAGACTCTGGCTAATGTTCCTTTAATTATCCGGAATGGGGCTGATTGGTATAGCCGGATGGGCACCAAGGAAAGCAAGGGGACCAAGCTTTTTTGTGTCAGCGGAGATGTCTCCCGGCCCGGGATCTATGAGTTGGAGATGGGTAGCAGCCTCAAGGATCTTGTGATTGGTTTGGCCGGGGGAGAGGACGTTATGATGGTTCAGGTGGGCGGTTCCACCGGGCGGGTCCTTCCTTTTTCTATGATCGATATTCCCTTAGCCTATGAATCCGTCTTGGGTTCCGGTGCCGTGATCGTCTTCGACCACAGCCGAGATATGGTGGATTTCCTCTATAGAACTATAGAGTTTCTGAACGAGGAATCCTGTGGGCTTTGTACACCATGCCGGGAAGGGATTGAATGTTTAATCGAAGTATTGGACCGATTAGTAAATGGCGAGGGAGTCCAGGGTGACCTTGAGATTTTGGAGGTCTCATGTGCCCCAATGGCCTCCGCTTCACTATGCGGTCTCGGCCAGTCGGCACCTACTCCGGTGCGCGACAGTCTGCAATATTTTCGGGAAGCGTTCGCAGGTCGGATCAGTCAATCGGTATTGCTCAGGAGCCTGAAGTCTATACCGTCTTCCGGAAAGCCGGCATCTTACAACCAGGATTAG
- a CDS encoding NAD(P)H-dependent oxidoreductase subunit E, which yields MTGISTDKRDTLLAMITEEQRTLGFVSKSSMFSMAQWLGIPVAEVYGVVTFHTFFSVKPQGKHVVRSCKSVPCHLKRSEMVASWIGDYLGVNAGETTPDGRFSFELTNCIGACDQSPAMLVDDVLYGDLNQERVAKILKSFD from the coding sequence ATGACCGGCATATCCACAGATAAAAGGGATACGCTCTTGGCGATGATCACCGAAGAGCAACGAACATTAGGGTTCGTTTCTAAATCTTCTATGTTTTCCATGGCTCAGTGGCTCGGTATTCCCGTGGCCGAAGTTTACGGCGTGGTCACATTCCACACATTCTTTTCTGTAAAACCTCAAGGCAAACATGTCGTCCGATCTTGTAAGAGTGTGCCCTGCCATTTAAAACGCTCAGAAATGGTAGCTTCTTGGATTGGTGATTATCTGGGAGTCAATGCGGGAGAGACAACGCCCGATGGCCGGTTCAGTTTTGAGCTGACCAACTGCATTGGAGCATGTGACCAGTCGCCCGCCATGCTTGTTGATGATGTGCTCTATGGGGATCTCAACCAGGAGAGGGTTGCCAAGATCCTGAAATCATTTGATTAA
- a CDS encoding (2Fe-2S)-binding protein, which yields MKEITLRINEKEIVGKRGKTIFETAKNEGIYIPTLCHSPELTPSGNCRICLVEVKGAPRLVASCHTPINEGMVIFTGSPMVLEARRAVLEWLLTAHTGPCVMDSNVGNCELHRLAAEMEIGLPRFRVKNPRLYPVEEINSYVRRDLSKCILCRRCIRACKEIAKKNILSMAYRGFSSKVVVDCDGTLNKTECLECGVCVDFCPTSALTKTG from the coding sequence AAAAGGAAATAGTCGGGAAACGGGGGAAAACGATTTTTGAAACAGCAAAAAATGAAGGAATTTACATTCCCACCCTTTGCCATAGCCCGGAATTAACCCCCAGCGGAAATTGCCGTATCTGTCTGGTTGAGGTTAAAGGTGCTCCACGTCTGGTGGCTTCTTGCCACACCCCGATTAACGAGGGAATGGTCATATTTACGGGCTCCCCTATGGTATTGGAGGCGCGACGAGCGGTATTGGAGTGGTTACTGACCGCGCACACCGGGCCTTGTGTAATGGATTCGAATGTCGGAAATTGCGAACTCCATAGGTTGGCCGCTGAGATGGAGATTGGGCTGCCTCGATTCCGGGTTAAAAATCCCCGGCTTTATCCAGTGGAGGAAATCAATTCTTATGTTCGGCGTGATCTTTCAAAATGTATTCTTTGCAGGCGCTGTATCAGGGCCTGCAAGGAGATCGCGAAAAAGAATATTCTCTCGATGGCTTACCGGGGTTTTTCCTCCAAAGTAGTTGTGGATTGTGATGGGACTCTAAATAAAACCGAGTGTCTGGAATGCGGTGTGTGTGTTGATTTTTGTCCTACCAGCGCACTGACTAAAACAGGGTAA